CACGCTGATCGCCGCCGAACTGGTGTTCGGCGCCACCTCCGGCCAGGGCGGCCTGGGCTGGTACATCTTCCAGAACCGCAACGAGCTGTACACCGACCGCGTGTTCGCCGGGCTGGCGATGGTGATCCTGCTCGGCCTGCTGGTGGAAGGCGCCGGCTTCCGCGTGCTGGAGCGGCTTACCGTGCGCCGCTGGGGCATGCAGCGCTGAGGCTGGAGACGGCCGGGGCTGGAGGCGGCTGCGAGAACGAGGTCGCCGCCCTGCTGCGCGCCGCGGAGATCGCCCGGCTAAGCCACTGCTGGCAGCGCGGCCTGATCGAATCGTTTAGCTTGACCTGAGCGGGTTGTCGATCGGCTTGCCGTTCATCGTCACCCTGCGCGAGCGCAAAGGCCTGGGCTATCACCCGGTGACCGACCTGCAAGGCCGTCGCCGCGGCGCGGCGCATGCGCCGGGGTGCATGCGCGGCCAGTGACGAAAAAAGGAAGGCGCGACGCCGGCCGCCTTCCCACCCTGGTTTCGCGCCGGCGCTTGCGCTCAGCGTTCGGCGGGCGCCGGTTCCACCCATTGCGCGAACACTGCGGCGATCTTCGCATCGGCCACGGGCTTGCCCTGCTGCACCGCCTCGGCCTGCTCGAACAGCGGCATGATCATCGCCATGCCGTCGAGCTTGGTCTTCAGGCGCACGCCCGGCGGCTTGCCGAGGAAGGCGTCCCAGTGCGCGCGCACCTTGGCCCAGTAGCCCTGCGTCGCCTTCCAGTAGGCGTAGGCCGGGGCGAAGTCGACCTCATTGGTCTTGACGTAGTCGTTGAAGCCGAATTCGCGCGCGATCGGCTGCTGGCTGCCGTCGGGCTTGCGCAGCACCTTGGTGTTGAACTGCTCGTGGGTCCAGCCGGCGGGGGTCAGCGTGTGCCGGTTGATCACCGCCAGCGCGTTGTAGTCGCTGCGCTTGGTGTACTCGCGCCGCGGCAGCGGACGCCAGCTCAGGTCGCTGGTCCAGGTCGGGTGGCCGTCGGCGTAGTCCCAGCGGCCGGTGCCGCAGTAGCGCGGCGCATCGCTGACCTCGTACACGCACTGGGTCCAGGCGCCGCGGGTGGCCGCCGCGGCGAGCGGGCGCACCTGCCAGGTCTGGTCGGCGCTGAACTCGAACCGCTGCGGCGCCTCGTAGTTCCAGTCCTGGCGCCAGTGCTTGGTCACGTGGCCGCTCTTGGTGTCGACCAGCAGATGCTGCAGCACCACCTTGCGCGGGCTGTCCTCGACCACGATCACCACTTCGTTGGCGCCGCTGCGCATCGCCGGCGCGCGCTCATAGCCGGGCTTGAGCAGCACGGTCTCGTCGAAGGCGAAATCCACCAGGTACTCGCCCTGCATCGCCAGGATGCTGGCGCGGTCGCGTTGCGGATCGGCGTCCTGGGCTTGGGCCAGGCCGGTAGCGGCGAGCAGGAGCAGCAGAAGCGGTGATTTCATCGTCGTGGTCGGTCGCGGTAGCTGAGGAAGAAAGGAGAAATACGCCCTACAGGCGCAGCAACGGCCAAGGCCGTTGCGGATCGTGGCGCGCGGCCGGCTGGCCGGTGCGGGCGCAGCAGCAGTCGTCGACCAGCACCTCGCCCTCGGCCGCTTCCAGCCGCGCGATGCGCCGGGCGATGCTGGCGCCCAGCGGCGAGACGCTGGCGACGCTGGCCGCCAGTTCGCCGTCGCTGGCGTGCAGGCGCAGCGCCCGCGCGCGCCAGCCGTCGCCGCTCAGGCGCCCGGCCACGCGCCGCCACAGGCGCTCGGCGACGCCGGCCTCGGCGCCGCCGCCGTGGATCGCCGGCAACGCCGACAGCAGCGCGTCCCAGGCGACGAAATCGCTGTCCGGCAGCAGGTACAGGCGCCAGCAGCAGCGTTCGTTGCGGTCGTAGAAGCACAGGCTCTCGAGCAGGCCGTCGCTGTCCACGCCCAGCTGCGCGCCGACCCGCCACGCATGGTTCCAGCCCATCAGTTCCGCGCCCAGCTGGGCGCGGTACAGGCACAGCACGGTGCCCAGCGCCGCCAGCTGCGCCGGGCGCGGCAGCGGCGCGGCTGCGGCGATCCGGGCCGCGTCGGTGGTCGCTGGCGCCGCCTTGCCCATACGCCGCTACCAGTCCAGCGCCAGGCTGACCGAGACGTTGCGCCCGGCGCCGGTATAGCGGTCGAGCACCGCGCTGCTGGCCAGGGTCGCGCTGGGCAGGGTGTTCCAGTCGATGTAGCGGCGGTCGGCCAGGTTGAACACGCCGACGTTGAGCCTGGCGCCGGGAGTGAAGTTCCAGTGCGCGAGCAGGTCCAGCGTCGCGTAGCCGGGCGGCGTGTAGTAGGTCGCCGACGCCGGGCGCTTCTTCTTCGCCACGACGGTGCCGACCAGTTGCGCGCCCCAGGTCTCGCGGTCGTAGGCCAGGCCGAGCACGCCGCGCAGCGGGTCGATCGTGTTCAGCGGTGCGTCGTCGGTCTTGTTGTCGCCGCGCGCATAGGCGGCGCTGGAATGCAGCGACCAGCCTGCCCAGCGCTCGGAGAGCGCGCCGAAGTCGACGCCGGCCTTGGCCTCCACGCCCTTGATCACCACATGATCGACGTTGCGCGACTGGTACAGCATCAGGCCGTCGGCGTTGAAGCCGACGAAGCTGTAGGACTCGATGAAGTCGCGGTAGTCGTTGTAGTAGCCGCTCAGGCCGAAATAGCCGGCCGCGGCGGTGTAGCGCAGGCCGAGTTCGGCGCCCTTGCTGGTTTCCGGCTTCAGGTCCGGATTGGCGATCGCGGTGTAGCCGACCACCAGGTTGGTGAACCCGATGTTGACGTCGTTGTACGGCGGCGCGCGGAAACCGTGCGCGTAGTTGGCGTACAGCGACCAGGCGTCGTCGATGCGCCAGATCGCGCCGAGCTTGGGCGAGACGTTGCTGTCGGTGACCTTCTTCGCCGCCACGCCGGGATTGTCGGCGGCGAAGATCGCGTCCACCTGCGGCGACAGCCGGTAGTAGTCCACGCGCAGGCCCGGGATCAGGCTGAAGCGGCCATCGGCCAGGCGCATCTCGTCCTGCAGGTAGGCGCCGGCCTTGGTGGTCTCGGTGACCGGGAAGTCGCGCACCGGGAACGTCTCCAGGCCCACCGTCTTGCTGATCGCGCCGGTGCCCAGGTTCTGCGTGTAGCCGTCGCGCTTTTCGTGGGTGTCGCTCCACGACAGGTCGATGCCGTAGCTGAAATCGTGGACCACGCGGCCCTGGTCCACCTGCTTGTGCAGGTTGGCCTGCAGCCCGTACAGGCGCTGGTCGAAGTTGTGTTCGGTATGGCGCAGGGTGTTGTTGCTGCGGCGCTCGTCGGTGCGCTGCAGGCTTTCGCTGTCCTGCCGGTACAGCTGCCACTGCAGGTCGTCGGCGAACGCGGCGTCGAGCTGGTCCACTTCGTGCGCCAGCGACACGCGGGCGCGGGTCTGATGGTCGCGGCCGCGCTGCGACAGGATGCTGGCGGTGACGTTGCTCAGCGCATCGATGCGGGAATAGTCCTCGTTGCCGTCCACGGTCAGCTTGAAGCGCTGGTTCGCGCTCGGCGCGTAGACCAGCTTGCTGAGCAGGCTGCGGCCGTCGCTGCTGAGCGGGTTGGGCGCGGTGCGCGCCGCGCCGGTGCTGCGGTTGTCGCCCTGGGTCTCGCTTTCCTGGCCCTGGCGGTGGCTGACCGCGGCCATGCCGCTCCAGCGCTCGCCGCCGAAGGCGACCAGCGCGCCGCCGAACAGGCCGTCCCATTCGCTCTCGTAGCCGAACTTCAGCCCCACGTAGCTGTGCTTGCCCGGCGCCAGGTAGTCGGCCGGATCCTTGGTCACGTAGGCGACCACGCCGCCGAGCGCGTCCGAGCCGTACAGCGAGCTGGCCGGGCCGCGCACGATCTCGACCCGCTTGAGCGTTTCCATGTCGACGAAGTTGCGGTTGGCGTTGAGATAGCTGCCGAAGCTGAAGCTGTCCGCGACCGGGATGCCATCGGTCTGGATCAGCACGCGGTTGCCGTCCAGGCCGCGGATGCGGATGCCGCCGATGCCGCTGAAGCGGCCGCTGTTGCCGGTGACCGAGACGCCGGGCGTATAGCGCAGCAGGTCCTTCAGGTCGTGCACCAGCTCCTGGTCCATCTGCTCGCGGTCGATCACCTCGACGCTGCTGGGCACGTCCACGATCGCGCGCTGGGTGCGGGTGGCGGTGACCTGCAGGCGGTCGAAATCGCGCGGGGTGGCGGCATCGGCAGGCGCGGCAGCGTCTGCGGGGGCGGGAGCGGCATGCGCGCAGGCGGCCAGGGCCAGCCACAGCGCGCCGGTGAGCGGAGCGGTACGGATCATGGAAGTCATCGGTGGGTCGCGAAAGACCCGGCCACGCCGGCACACAGGCCGGCGCAAGGGCCGGGGGAGAGAAACGGTCGCGACTGCGGGCGGCCGCGGCGGACGCAGCGGTCCGGCCAGGTGGCGGCAGTGTCGAACGGGTGGCCTGGCCGCGCGTTGCGCGGCCGGGCGGGTCACTTGGTCAGGATCAGCTTGTCGTTGCTGGTATGGCGCAGGCGATAGACGCGGTCGCCATGCTGGATCAGCACCTCGCGGCGCCCTTTCAGCAGCGCCTCGCTGCTGATCGTCTCTTCGGCCGGCACTGCGCGCGGCAGCGCGCGCTCGCGCAGGCTCAGGGTCTCGGGATGACGCAGCAGGACGGGTTGAGCGGTCATGGTCGGGCTCCGTACACAGGGGTCGATACGGATGATAATGATTCTCAATAATTAAGCAAGAGCCGTTCTCGTTTGCGTCGATTCAAGCTACGGATCGAAATTCGGTCATCGAAAGTCAAAACGAATCGCCTGCCCCGCTCGGCGCCTTCCCACTCGACCGCCGCCGACGGCGCGCCCGCTCAGGCCACCGCCGCCTCGACCTGCGCCCACCACGCCGGGTCTTCGCGCTCGGCCAGCGGCAGCGCGTCGAAGTTCTCCAGCAGCTGCGCCACGCGGCTGGCACCGAGGATCACCGTGGACACGTGCGGATTGCGCAGGCACCAGGCGATCGCCAGCGCCGCCGGCGCCACGCCCTCGGCGGCCGCCAGCGCGGTGAACGCGCGCGCGCGCTCGACGCGGCGCTGCGCCGGCGGCCCGATCACCTCCTCGTGCAGCCAGGCGTTGCCGGCCTGGCCCAGCCGCGAGGCCGGATCGATGCCGTCGTTGTACTTGCCGGTCAGCAGGCCCGAGGCCAGCGGCGACCAGATCGTGGTGCCCAGGCCGAGTTCGGCGTACAGCGGCGCGTACTCGCGCTCCACGCGCTGGCGATGCAGCAGGTTGTACTGCGGCTGCTCCATCGACGGCCCCTGCAGGCCCAGCGCCTGCGCCAGCTGCGCGGCCTCGCGGATGCGTTCGGCCGGCCATTCGGAGGTCCCCCAGTACAGCACCTTGCCCTGCCGGATCAGCGCGTCCATCGCGCGCACGGTTTCCTCCACCGGCGTGTCGGCGTCGGGGCGGTGGCAGTAGTACAGGTCCAGATAGTCCACCCGCAGCCGCTTGAGCGCGGCGTGGCAGGCGTCGGTGACGTGCTTGCGCGACAGCCCGCGCTGGGTCGGGCGCGGCGCGTCGACCGCGCCGAAGTAGACCTTGCTGGACACGCAATAGCCATCGCGCGGCAACCGCAGGTCGGCGATCACGTCGCCCATCACCTGTTCGGCGCGGCCGCGCGCGTAGACCTCGGCGTTGTCGAAGAAGTTGACGCCGTGGTCCCAGGCGGCGGCGATCAGGTTGCGCGCTTCGTCGCGGCCGATCTGTCCGCCGAAGTTGATCCAGGCGCCGAACGACAGCGCCGACAGCTGCAACCCGGTGGCGCCGAGGCAACGGTAGTGCATGGCTACTCCTCCTGTACGGGCCGGCACCATGGCCGGCGGGCGGCCGCACAGTGTAGCGGGGCCGGGGCGCGCGCCCAGCGTCGCGCGGCGCCTCGATCGGCCAGCGGTTTCCCGCGCTGAACGGGGTTTGCCTTGCCGCCCGTCACCCCCTGCACTAGGCTTCCTCTCTTTGGTCCGGCGATCCAGGGGAAGCAGATGGTCGAGGGTTTGGGGAGGATCGGCTTCGGCCTGTTCGGGTTGGCGGTGTTGATCGGGATCACCTGGCTGTTCTCGAACAACAAGCGCGCGGTCGATTGGAAGCTGGTCGCGACCGGCCTGATCCTGCAGATCGGCTTCGCCTCGCTGGTGCTGCTGGTGCCGGGCGGACGCGAGGTCTTCGACTGGCTGGGGCAGCTGTTCGTGAAGGTGCTGAGCTTCGTCAACGAAGGCTCCCGCTTCATCTTCGGCGGCCTGCTGGACACCAAGACCTACGGCTTCATCTTCGCCTTCCAGGTGCTGCCGACGATCATCTTCTTCTCCGCGCTGATGGGCGTGCTCTACCACCTGGGGGTGATGCAGGCGGTGGTGCGGGTGATGGCCTGGGCGATCACCAAGGTGATGCGCGTGTCCGGCGCGGAGACCACCAGCGTCTGCGCCAGCGTGTTCATCGGCCAGACCGAGGCGCCGCTGACGGTGCGCCCGTACATCCCGAAGATGACCGAGTCCGAGCTGCTGACGATGATGATCGGCGGCATGGCGCACATCGCCGGCGGCGTGCTGGCCGCGTACGTGGGCATGCTCGGCGGCACCGACCCGGTGGAGCAGGCGTTCTACGCCAAGCACCTGCTGGCGGCGAGCATCATGGCCGCGCCGGCGACGCTGGTGGTGGCCAAGCTGCTGATCCCGGAGACCGGCACGCCGCTGACCCGCGGCACGGTCAAGATGGAAGTGGAGAAGACCACCAGCAACGTCATCGACGCCGCCGCCGCCGGCGCCGGCGACGGCCTGCGCCTGGCGCTGAACATCGGCGCGATGCTGCTGGCCTTCATCGCCCTGATCGCGCTGGTCAACGCGCCGCTGACCTGGCTGGGCGACGCCACCGGCCTGGCCGCGGCGATCGGCCGCCCGACCAACCTGTCGACCATCTTCGGCTACCTGCTGGCGCCGATCGCCTGGGTGATCGGCACGCCGTGGGCGGACGCGACCACGGTCGGTTCGCTGATCGGGCAGAAGGTCGTCATCAACGAATTCGTCGCCTACAGCGAGCTGGCGCAGATCGTCAAAGGCCAGGTCCCGGGCATGAGCCTGAGCGCCGAGGGCCGGCTGATCGCCACCTACGCGCTGTGCGGCTTCGCCAACTTCAGCTCGATCGCGATCCAGATCGGCGGCATCGGCGGCCTGGCCCCGGAGCGCCGCCACGACCTGGCGCGGTTCGGCCTGCGCGCGGTGCTGGGCGGCTCGATCGCCACCTTCATGACCGCCACCATCGCCGGCGTGCTGTCGCACTTCGGCTGATGCCGTTCCCCTTCCCCCAGTACCCGTTGAGAAGCAGCACATGCCTATGAGTTCGGTCATCGTCGTCGGTTCGTTCAATGTCGACCACGTCTGGCGCTGCGACACCCTGCCCGCCCCCGGCGCCACCATCGCCGGCCGCTACAGCACCGGCCCCGGCGGCAAGGGCTTCAACCAGGCGGTGGCGGCAGCGCGCGCCGGCGCCCGCACCACCTTCGTCTGCGCGCTCGGCGACGACGCCGGCGGGGCGATGGCGCGCGCGCTGGCCGCGCAGGACGGCATCGACCTGGCCGCCGAGGCCAGCACCGAGCCGACCGGCACCGGCGGCATCTACGTCGACGGCCACGGCCGCAACACCATCGTCATCGGCGCTGGCGCCAACGCCGCGCTGAGCCTGGACTTCGTGCAGGCGCAGCGCGCGCTGCTGGGCTCGGCGCGGGTGCTGCTGGCGCAGCTGGAGTCGCCGATCGAGACCATCGAGGGCACCCTGGCGCTGGCGCGCGAGACCGGCCTGACCACGGTGCTCAACGCGGCGCCGGCCAATGCGCAGACCAGCATCGGCCTGCTCAAGCTGGCCGACGTGCTGACCCCGAACGAGACCGAGTTCGTCGCGCTGCTGGCGCGCCACGTCGGCGAGCGCGTGGATGCCGACGACGTCGCCGCCGTCGATGGCGGCAGCCTGCACGCGCTGTGCCGCAAGCTGCTGCCGGGCGGCACCGTGGTGGTGACGCTGGGTGCGGTGGGCGCGTTCATCTCGCACCCCGACGAGCGCATGCGCGGCGATACCCAGCCGTACTACCGCATCGGCGCCGAGGCCGCGCAGACCGTGGACACCACCGGCGCCGGCGACGCCTTCAACGGCGCACTGGCGGCCTCGCTGGCGCAATCGCCCAACGCCGCCTTCGCCACCCACGTGCGCTTCGCCAACCACTACGCGGCGCGTTCGACCGAGGCCGAGGGCGCCGCGGCGTCGATGCCCGCGCTGGTGCCCGAGCTGGGCTGAGCGCGCGCCGGCCGCCGCCCAGCCGTCCCGCTACAGCGCCCGTCGCCGCGACGGGCGCGCATCCGACAAGGAGTTCCCGATGCCACGTTCTTCCGTCATGTCGTTCGTCGCGCTGTGCCTGTTGCTGGCGCCGCTGTCCGCGCTCGCCGCGCCGCGCTGCGACTGGAACAGCATCGCCGCCGATGCCGACCGCGCCACGGCCACCGTGTCCGTGCGCACCCTGCAGCAGGCGATCGCGCCGAGCTACGAGGACGCCGACATGGAGGCCGGCGCGGCGCTGGCCCGCACCCTGCTGCAACGCGCGCAGGCGCCGCAGGCGCCGGGCACGCTGGACGGCCGCTGGAAGGTGCGTTCGATCCAGGTCGACCGCCGCTTCGCCTACGCCTATCCCTACTTCAAGGCCGAGATCGGCGCCGATCCCTGCGGCTACCGCCTGCGCAAGACCAGCGGCTCGCAGCGCAGGAGCGGCACGCTGTATCCGCTGGCCGCCGGCAGCCGCGAATTCGCGTTCCTGGGCGCCAGCACCGTCAACGACGAGCCGGAAGGCCGGTACGCGCCCGGCAACGTCTCCGACGGCACCCACGGCAACAGCGTCGGCCGCCTGGTCGCGCTGGGACCGGACGAGCTGCTGCTGATCCTGGACGGCAACGCCGACGGCTTCGAGCTGTACCAGCTGATCCGCTGAGCCGTTGCGCCGCTGGGCGGCGCCCGGCGCGCAGTTGGCAGCGGCCGCCGCGGCGGCGACAATGCCCGCATGCGCATCGGCCCCTACACGATCGAACCGAAGGTGATCCTGGCGCCGATGGCCGGGGTCACCGACAAGCCGTTCCGGCTGCTGTGCAAGCGCCTGGGCGCCGGCCTGGCGGTGTCGGAGATGACCATTTCCGACCCGCGCTTCTGGCAGACCCGCAAATCGCTGCAACGCATGGACCACGCCGGCGAGCCGGACCCAGTCAGCGTGCAGATCGCCGGCACCGAGCCGCAGCAGCTGGCCGAGGCCGCGCGCTACAACGCCGACCACGGCGCGCAGCTGATCGACATCAACATGGGCTGCCCGGCGAAGAAGGTGTGCAACGCCTGGGCCGGCTCGGCGCTGATGCGCGACGAGGCGCTGGTGGCGCGCATCCTCACCGCGGTGGTGAACGCCTCGCCGGTGCCGGTGACGCTGAAGATCCGCACCGGCTGGGACTGCGACCACCGCAACGGCCCGGCCATCGCCCGCATCGCGCAGGACTGCGGCATCGCCGCGCTGGCCGTGCACGGCCGCACCCGCGACCAGCACTACAGCGGCCAGGCCGAGTACGCCACCATCGGCGAAATCAAGGCCGCGCTGCGCATCCCGGTGATCGCCAACGGCGACATCGACTCGCCGCACAAGGCCGCGCAGGTGCTGGCCGCGACCGGCGCCGATGCGGTGATGGTCGGCCGCGCCGCGCAGGGCCGGCCGTGGATCTTCGGCGAGATCGCGCACTACCTGGCCAGCGGCGAGTTGCTGCCGGCGCCGTCGCTGCCGTTCGTGCGCGACACCCTGCTCGGCCACCTGCAGGCGCTGCACGCGTTCTATGGCGAGGCGCAGGGGGTGCGCATCGCGCGCAAGCACCTGGGCTGGTACGCCAAGGACCGCCCCGAGAACGCGGCGTTCCGCGCCGTGGTCAACCGCGCCGAGACCGCGCAGGCACAGCTGGCGCTGACCGCCGACTACTTCGACGCGCTGATCGCCGGCGTGGCGCCCGCTTTGCCCGCGGCGGCCTGAGCGCCGCCGCCAGGAGCCCGCCATGAGTACGCCCGAAGCCCCCACCTATCTGCATGGCTTTTCCGGCACCGAGCAGGCGCGGCTGCTGAAGCAGGCGCGCCTGCTCGAAGCCACGCTGTTCAACCAGATCGACTACACCGGCGCGCGGCGCCTGCTGGAAGTGGGCAGCGGCGTCGGCGCGCAGACCGAAGTCCTGCTGCGCCGCTTTCCCGACCTGCACGTGACCGGCGTGGACCTCAGCGAGGTGCAGCTGCAGGCCGCGCGCGACAATCTGCAGCGCATGCCGTGGTGCCGCGAACGCTACACCCTGCAGCAGGCCGATGCCGGCGACCTGCCGTTCGAGCCGCGCAGCTTCGATGCGGCGTTCCTGTGCTGGGTGCTGGAACACGTGCCGTCGCCGGCGCGAGTGTTGAGCGAAGTGCGGCGCGTACTGGCGCCGGGCGCGCCGGTGTACGTGACCGAGGTGATGAACGCCTCGTTCCTGCTGCATCCGTATTCGCCCAACGTGTGGCGCTACTGGATGGCGTTCAACGACTTCCAGTACGACCACGGCGGCGATCCGTTCGTCGGCGCCAAGCTGGGCAACCTGCTGCTGGCCGGCGGCTACCGCGACGTCAGCACCGAGATCAAGACGCTGCACCTGGACAACCGCGAACCGGCCCGGCGCAAGACCATGATCGCCTTCTGGGAAGAAGTGCTGCTGTCCGCCGCCGAGCGGCTGCTGCAGGCCGGCGCGGTCGGCGAGGACACCGTGGCCGGCATGCGCCGGGAGATGGCGCAGGTGCAGAGCGACCCGGACGCGGTGTTCTTCTATTCGTTCGTGCAGGCGCGCGCGACGGTCTACTGACCGCCGCCGCGGTGGACCCGCAGGACAGATGTCCGCCCGGCGCGCTCAGCGCGCGGCAGGCGGCGGCGCGCCGACCGGTGTGGCCGCTGCCGGTTCGGTCCAGATCCGCCGCCACATCTTCGCCAGCGCCGCGCCGATCTGCCCGCGCGCCACCGGCGCGCGGTACGCGGCCTGCAGCTGGCGCGGTTCGATCGCCTGCCAGCCGTCGCCCTGCCGCCGCGCCACCACGAAGTTGAAGTTGTAGTCCGGCTCCAGGCCCATGCGCAGGTCGCTGAGGACCAGCTCGCCGTCCTTGACCTGCGCGCGCATGAAGCCGCGGTTGAACCAGCGCAGCCGCTGCACCGCCGGCAGCGCGCGCGCTTCGCCCAGCGCCTGCGTGTTGGAGGGAAAACCCTGGAAGCGCATCGGCCCGCGGTCGGCGACCAGCGAGCGCTCGCCGATCACGTAGCCGCCCGGCGTCATCGCCACCACCCGCCACAGCAGCGTGTTGAACGGCATCGGCACCGAGAAGCGCGGCGCATGCTGCAGCCCCATCGCCGCCAGCGCGCGGTCGGCTTCGCGATCGACCAGATGCTTGGCCAGCAGCGACCAGCCCAGGTAGGCGCTGCTCAGGATCAGCCCGGCCAGCAACGCCTGTTGCGCCACGCGCCGCGTACGCCCCCACCAGGCGATGGCGCAGGCCAGGATCAGCCACAGCGTGTAGCCCGGATCGATGATGAAGACACTGGACCACATCGCCGGCGGCGGCCGCAGCGGCCACCACAGCTGGGTGCCGTAGACGGTGAACGCATCGAGCAGCGGATGGGTGATCAGCGCCAACTGGATCGCCCAGAACCAGCGCTGCGGCGCTGCGGCGACGCGGCCGTGACCGAAGCGCCGGAACAGCCACCAGATCAGCCAGCCGAGCAACGGCAGCACGAACAGCGAATGGCTGAAGCTGCGATGCACCGTCATCAACGTGACCGGGTCGCGGGTCAGCGGCAGCAGGAGCAGCGAATCGAGGTCGGGCAGCGTGCCGAGCGCGGCGCCGGCGAGCAGCGCGGCGCGGCGATGCGCCGCGGGGGTGATGACCGCGGCGATGGCGCCGCCGAGTACGATCTGGGAAAGGGAATCCATCGGCCGATGCTAGCAGCGATAACGCGACGG
The Xanthomonas sp. AM6 DNA segment above includes these coding regions:
- a CDS encoding DUF6607 family protein; amino-acid sequence: MKSPLLLLLLAATGLAQAQDADPQRDRASILAMQGEYLVDFAFDETVLLKPGYERAPAMRSGANEVVIVVEDSPRKVVLQHLLVDTKSGHVTKHWRQDWNYEAPQRFEFSADQTWQVRPLAAAATRGAWTQCVYEVSDAPRYCGTGRWDYADGHPTWTSDLSWRPLPRREYTKRSDYNALAVINRHTLTPAGWTHEQFNTKVLRKPDGSQQPIAREFGFNDYVKTNEVDFAPAYAYWKATQGYWAKVRAHWDAFLGKPPGVRLKTKLDGMAMIMPLFEQAEAVQQGKPVADAKIAAVFAQWVEPAPAER
- a CDS encoding Hemin transport protein — its product is MGKAAPATTDAARIAAAAPLPRPAQLAALGTVLCLYRAQLGAELMGWNHAWRVGAQLGVDSDGLLESLCFYDRNERCCWRLYLLPDSDFVAWDALLSALPAIHGGGAEAGVAERLWRRVAGRLSGDGWRARALRLHASDGELAASVASVSPLGASIARRIARLEAAEGEVLVDDCCCARTGQPAARHDPQRPWPLLRL
- a CDS encoding TonB-dependent hemoglobin/transferrin/lactoferrin family receptor, translated to MIRTAPLTGALWLALAACAHAAPAPADAAAPADAATPRDFDRLQVTATRTQRAIVDVPSSVEVIDREQMDQELVHDLKDLLRYTPGVSVTGNSGRFSGIGGIRIRGLDGNRVLIQTDGIPVADSFSFGSYLNANRNFVDMETLKRVEIVRGPASSLYGSDALGGVVAYVTKDPADYLAPGKHSYVGLKFGYESEWDGLFGGALVAFGGERWSGMAAVSHRQGQESETQGDNRSTGAARTAPNPLSSDGRSLLSKLVYAPSANQRFKLTVDGNEDYSRIDALSNVTASILSQRGRDHQTRARVSLAHEVDQLDAAFADDLQWQLYRQDSESLQRTDERRSNNTLRHTEHNFDQRLYGLQANLHKQVDQGRVVHDFSYGIDLSWSDTHEKRDGYTQNLGTGAISKTVGLETFPVRDFPVTETTKAGAYLQDEMRLADGRFSLIPGLRVDYYRLSPQVDAIFAADNPGVAAKKVTDSNVSPKLGAIWRIDDAWSLYANYAHGFRAPPYNDVNIGFTNLVVGYTAIANPDLKPETSKGAELGLRYTAAAGYFGLSGYYNDYRDFIESYSFVGFNADGLMLYQSRNVDHVVIKGVEAKAGVDFGALSERWAGWSLHSSAAYARGDNKTDDAPLNTIDPLRGVLGLAYDRETWGAQLVGTVVAKKKRPASATYYTPPGYATLDLLAHWNFTPGARLNVGVFNLADRRYIDWNTLPSATLASSAVLDRYTGAGRNVSVSLALDW
- a CDS encoding hemin uptake protein HemP, giving the protein MTAQPVLLRHPETLSLRERALPRAVPAEETISSEALLKGRREVLIQHGDRVYRLRHTSNDKLILTK
- a CDS encoding aldo/keto reductase, whose protein sequence is MHYRCLGATGLQLSALSFGAWINFGGQIGRDEARNLIAAAWDHGVNFFDNAEVYARGRAEQVMGDVIADLRLPRDGYCVSSKVYFGAVDAPRPTQRGLSRKHVTDACHAALKRLRVDYLDLYYCHRPDADTPVEETVRAMDALIRQGKVLYWGTSEWPAERIREAAQLAQALGLQGPSMEQPQYNLLHRQRVEREYAPLYAELGLGTTIWSPLASGLLTGKYNDGIDPASRLGQAGNAWLHEEVIGPPAQRRVERARAFTALAAAEGVAPAALAIAWCLRNPHVSTVILGASRVAQLLENFDALPLAEREDPAWWAQVEAAVA
- a CDS encoding nucleoside transporter C-terminal domain-containing protein; amino-acid sequence: MVEGLGRIGFGLFGLAVLIGITWLFSNNKRAVDWKLVATGLILQIGFASLVLLVPGGREVFDWLGQLFVKVLSFVNEGSRFIFGGLLDTKTYGFIFAFQVLPTIIFFSALMGVLYHLGVMQAVVRVMAWAITKVMRVSGAETTSVCASVFIGQTEAPLTVRPYIPKMTESELLTMMIGGMAHIAGGVLAAYVGMLGGTDPVEQAFYAKHLLAASIMAAPATLVVAKLLIPETGTPLTRGTVKMEVEKTTSNVIDAAAAGAGDGLRLALNIGAMLLAFIALIALVNAPLTWLGDATGLAAAIGRPTNLSTIFGYLLAPIAWVIGTPWADATTVGSLIGQKVVINEFVAYSELAQIVKGQVPGMSLSAEGRLIATYALCGFANFSSIAIQIGGIGGLAPERRHDLARFGLRAVLGGSIATFMTATIAGVLSHFG
- a CDS encoding ribokinase; the encoded protein is MSSVIVVGSFNVDHVWRCDTLPAPGATIAGRYSTGPGGKGFNQAVAAARAGARTTFVCALGDDAGGAMARALAAQDGIDLAAEASTEPTGTGGIYVDGHGRNTIVIGAGANAALSLDFVQAQRALLGSARVLLAQLESPIETIEGTLALARETGLTTVLNAAPANAQTSIGLLKLADVLTPNETEFVALLARHVGERVDADDVAAVDGGSLHALCRKLLPGGTVVVTLGAVGAFISHPDERMRGDTQPYYRIGAEAAQTVDTTGAGDAFNGALAASLAQSPNAAFATHVRFANHYAARSTEAEGAAASMPALVPELG
- a CDS encoding DUF4893 domain-containing protein, whose amino-acid sequence is MPRSSVMSFVALCLLLAPLSALAAPRCDWNSIAADADRATATVSVRTLQQAIAPSYEDADMEAGAALARTLLQRAQAPQAPGTLDGRWKVRSIQVDRRFAYAYPYFKAEIGADPCGYRLRKTSGSQRRSGTLYPLAAGSREFAFLGASTVNDEPEGRYAPGNVSDGTHGNSVGRLVALGPDELLLILDGNADGFELYQLIR
- the dusB gene encoding tRNA dihydrouridine synthase DusB, whose translation is MRIGPYTIEPKVILAPMAGVTDKPFRLLCKRLGAGLAVSEMTISDPRFWQTRKSLQRMDHAGEPDPVSVQIAGTEPQQLAEAARYNADHGAQLIDINMGCPAKKVCNAWAGSALMRDEALVARILTAVVNASPVPVTLKIRTGWDCDHRNGPAIARIAQDCGIAALAVHGRTRDQHYSGQAEYATIGEIKAALRIPVIANGDIDSPHKAAQVLAATGADAVMVGRAAQGRPWIFGEIAHYLASGELLPAPSLPFVRDTLLGHLQALHAFYGEAQGVRIARKHLGWYAKDRPENAAFRAVVNRAETAQAQLALTADYFDALIAGVAPALPAAA
- a CDS encoding class I SAM-dependent methyltransferase, producing the protein MSTPEAPTYLHGFSGTEQARLLKQARLLEATLFNQIDYTGARRLLEVGSGVGAQTEVLLRRFPDLHVTGVDLSEVQLQAARDNLQRMPWCRERYTLQQADAGDLPFEPRSFDAAFLCWVLEHVPSPARVLSEVRRVLAPGAPVYVTEVMNASFLLHPYSPNVWRYWMAFNDFQYDHGGDPFVGAKLGNLLLAGGYRDVSTEIKTLHLDNREPARRKTMIAFWEEVLLSAAERLLQAGAVGEDTVAGMRREMAQVQSDPDAVFFYSFVQARATVY